Proteins encoded together in one Ipomoea triloba cultivar NCNSP0323 chromosome 4, ASM357664v1 window:
- the LOC116015661 gene encoding TMV resistance protein N-like produces MEQPPPSSSFPSCGNYDVFLSFSEEEVVKNFVDHLYSALKIRGIRTFKDDDKLKRGKSISPAIEDSYIAIVIFSQHYAESTRCLEELVKIMECMKVNGLVVPIFYDVDPSTVRKQKGKFAEAFAEHEMRFEKEKVKKWREVLEEVANLSGRELKTENGHEAKFIEKIIEDIFTKLGPKLPSGDPNLIGMGRPMQKLYSLIGRGSSDVRFIGIFGMSGIGKTAIARALFDNISNEFEGASFIQEVRAEIANHGSAKGLANLQQKLLSDIISDKTLKINDVFQGNKIIQQRLRCKRVVIVLDDVDHRDQLESLAGNSYWFGAGSRIIITTKDKHLLLSNNIESLRLYKMSLLREGESSKLFRQHAFKQDLPPKEFEELTTQVVRHAGGLPLALKVLGSSLCGKDIAEWRSEVARLKEIPKDDDDEITKKLKGSFLSLNENAQKIFLDIACFFNGKKKTSIIRKLESFNFHYVIGVKVLLEKCLIVVWEGRVYMHELIQRMGWHIVRQEASEDPKSHSRLWVPEDISQLLTGSEGTDKIEGIALNYQAITGVKVSSQAFTGMKNLRFLKFQNANASHGPNSLPHDLRWLDWHGYPSKSLPGSFKGERLVSLKMQYSRVIQLWKGLQDLYHLKFINLSHSQNLIRTPDFRGTPNLERLVLEECTSLTEIHDSVGCLNNLVILNLKNCINLKKLPKSICLEKLETLILSGCLKLGSFPEICGPMACLLDLYAEATALRELPSSIEFLTCLRLINLSYCKHLTSLPSSICGLKGLKVITLSGCSKFDKLPDELGDMECLEELYCDDTAIQDLPSSISHLKKLNILSFRGCKPQVSGSKYLFFLHWLLPATFQDTKASSLHCLSGLSSLVQLDLRDCSMLDGGIPFDLGALSSLELLNLSNNKFVSIPAEAISRLPKLVELFLVGCEKLETFPQLPSSLATVCLDECAALKGSIDSFIKYQNLAQISFTKCDQLLQDEGNSQMVDSMWQHLLKGLSIVDGDFGLCFPGSMIPEWFTYKNWGPSILVNLPQNWYNNKFVGFALCVVSEMINTSRPILRYPNLGVRNGIVVRQSLITPDGRKAYIGGGIGFMGVKQYVDSNITCLAYYSFDNYWEVYNDWVHSPNEWCQYEVSTEEPNAGWFVHKGFGVRLVYEDDVKQGDQSNSSHSQFGKMGLFPAVFDGSHYVKKKRDSLDSYFPRLPPEAEAEASQHS; encoded by the exons ATGGAACAacctcctccttcttcttctttcccttCATGCGGTAATTACGATGTTTTCTTGAGCTTTAGTGAAGAAGAAGTTGTCAAGAACTTTGTTGATCATCTCTACAGTGCCTTGAAGATAAGGGGGATTCGTACCTTTAAAGATGACGATAAGCTTAAAAGGGGGAAGTCCATTTCCCCAGCAATCGAAGACTCGTACATAGCCATCGTCATTTTCTCCCAGCACTATGCTGAGTCCACGAGGTGCTTGGAGGAACTAGTGAAGATCATGGAGTGTATGAAAGTGAACGGTCTTGTTGTTCCCATTTTCTATGACGTGGATCCATCTACGGTGAGGAAACAAAAGGGCAAGTTTGCAGAAGCCTTTGCTGAACACGAGATGAGGTTTGAGAAAGAAAAGGTGAAGAAATGGAGGGAAGTGCTGGAGGAGGTAGCCAATTTGTCAGGTCGAGAATTGAAGACTGAAAATGG GCATGAAGCAAAGTTCATCGAGAAAATTATTGAAGATATCTTTACTAAATTGGGCCCTAAATTGCCAAGTGGTGATCCAAACCTCATTGGGATGGGGCGTCCTATGCAGAAACTTTATTCATTGATAGGCCGGGGGTCTAGTGATGTTCGTTTTATTGGAATATTTGGGATGAGCGGGATTGGAAAGACAGCTATTGCAAGAGCTCTTTTTGACAATATCTCAAATGAATTTGAGGGTGCTAGTTTTATCCAAGAAGTTAGAGCTGAGATAGCAAACCATGGTTCAGCCAAAGGTTTGGCGAACTTGCAACAGAAGCTTCTCTCTGATATTATTTCTGATAAAACTTTGAAAATAAACGATGTTTTTCAAGGAAATAAGATTATACAGCAAAGGCTGCGTTGCAAAAGAGTGGTTATTGTTCTTGATGATGTTGATCACAGGGATCAATTGGAATCATTGGCTGGAAACAGCTATTGGTTCGGTGCTGGAAGTAGAATCATCATAACAACCAAGGATAAGCACTTACTCCTTAGCAACAACATTGAGTCTCTGAGATTGTATAAAATGAGTTTGCTGCGTGAAGGTGAAAGCTCTAAGCTCTTTAGGCAGCATGCCTTTAAGCAAGACCTGCCTCCCAAGGAATTTGAGGAGCTCACTACTCAAGTGGTACGTCATGCAGGTGGCCTTCCTTTGGCTCTTAAAGTTTTGGGTTCTTCCTTGTGTGGCAAAGATATTGCTGAATGGAGAAGTGAAGTAGCCCGACTTAAGGAAATCCcaaaagatgatgatgatgagattaCAAAGAAACTTAAAGGAAGTTTCCTTAGTCTCAACGAAAATGCTCAAAAGATTTTCTTAGATATTGCATGCTTCTTTAATGGAAAGAAGAAAACATCCATAATAAGAAAACTTGAGAGTTtcaacttccattatgtcattGGTGTAAAGGTTCTCTTAGAGAAATGTCTGATAGTTGTTTGGGAAGGTCGTGTATATATGCATGAATTAATACAAAGAATGGGCTGGCATATTGTTCGACAAGAAGCTTCAGAGGATCCAAAAAGTCATAGCAGGTTGTGGGTGCCTGAGGATATTTCTCAACTACTGACAGGAAGTGAG GGTACAGATAAGATCGAAGGTATAGCACTCAACTACCAGGCTATAACAGGCGTGAAAGTTAGTAGTCAAGCCTTCACGGGAATGAAAAATCTGAGGTTTCTCAAATTTCAGAATGCAAATGCTTCTCATGGCCCTAATTCTCTCCCTCACGATTTACGGTGGCTCGATTGGCATGGATATCCTTCAAAAAGCTTGCCTGGTAGCTTCAAGGGAGAAAGGCTTGTCAGTCTTAAAATGCAATATAGTCGTGTCATACAACTTTGGAAGGGCTTGCAG GATTTATACCATTTGAAGTTCATCAATCTTAGCCACTCTCAGAATCTAATTAGGACTCCAGATTTCAGAGGAACCCCAAATCTTGAAAGGTTGGTTCTCGAAGAGTGTACAAGTTTGACAGAGATCCATGATTCTGTTGGATGTCTCAATAACCTTGTTATACTAAACTTAAAGAACTGTATAAATCTTAAGAAGCTTCCCAAGAGCATTTGTTTGGAAAAGCTTGAGACGCTTATCCTATCAGGCTGCTTAAAACTCGGAAGTTTTCCAGAAATTTGCGGTCCCATGGCTTGCTTGTTAGACTTATATGCTGAAGCTACTGCTTTAAGAGAGTTGCCATCTTCCATCGAGTTCCTCACATGCCTTAGATTAATAAATCTAAGCTATTGCAAACATCTTACAAGCCTTCCAAGTAGCATTTGTGGATTGAAAGGTCTGAAAGTTATCACTCTCTCTGGTTGTTCCAAGTTTGACAAATTGCCGGATGAATTGGGAGACATGGAATGTTTAGAAGAGCTCTACTGTGACGACACAGCGATCCAAGATCTTCCGTCCTCCATTTCCCATCTAAAGAAACTCAACATCTTATCATTTCGTGGATGTAAACCTCAGGTTTCTGGATCTAAGTATTTGTTCTTCCTTCATTGGCTGTTGCCGGCAACTTTTCAAGATACCAAGGCTTCATCCTTACATTGTCTGTCTGGTTTGTCTTCATTGGTACAATTAGATCTTAGAGATTGTAGTATGTTAGATGGGGGCATCCCTTTTGACCTTGGAGCCTTGTCCTCTTTGGAACTATTGAATCTTAGCAACAACAAGTTTGTTAGCATCCCAGCTGAGGCCATCTCGCGCCTCCCAAAACTTGTGGAACTTTTTCTGGTTGGTTGCGAGAAGCTTGAAACTTTTCCACAGCTCCCATCAAGTCTAGCAACTGTTTGTCTAGATGAATGCGCGGCTCTGAAAGGAAGCATAGAttcttttataaaataccaGAATTTGGCCCAGATTTCATTCACTAAATGTGATCAACTGCTTCAGGATGAAGGTAACAGTCAGATGGTTGATTCAATGTGGCAACACCTGCTCAAG GGACTATCCATTGTAGATGGTGATTTTGGTCTCTGTTTTCCTGGCAGCATGATTCCTGAGTGGTTTACCTATAAGAACTGGGGGCCTTCAATTTTAGTGAACCTGCCTCAAAATTGGTACAATAACAAATTTGTAGGATTTGCTTTGTGTGTTGTTTCTGAGATGATAAATACTTCAAGACCCATCCTGCGTTATCCTAATCTCGGTGTTAGAAATGGGATTGTTGTCAGGCAAAGTTTGATAACTCCAGATGGTAGAAAGGCATATATTGGAGGTGGGATTGGCTTTATGGGGGTTAAACAATATGTGGACTCTAACATCACTTGCCTGGCCTATTACTCATTTGATAACTATTGGGAGGTTTACAATGATTGGGTTCATAGTCCTAATGAATGGTGCCAATATGAGGTTTCTACCGAAGAACCTAATGCAGGTTGGTTTGTACACAAAGGTTTCGGAGTGCGGCTTGTGTATGAAGATGATGTTAAACAGGGTGACCAAAGCAACTCGTCCCATTCCCAATTTGGTAAAATGGGATTATTTCCTGCAGTTTTTGATGGATCACACTACGTAAAGAAGAAAAGGGATTCTTTAGATTCTTATTTCCCTCGGCTTCCACCAGAGGCAGAGGCAGAGGCATCTCAACATTCCTGA
- the LOC116015664 gene encoding TMV resistance protein N-like → MDQPSLARYPAYYDVFLSFRGEDVRNNFVDHLYNALQRRNIYTFKDDEKLETGVSISPALNKAIEESSIAVVVFSKHYADSTWCLEELAKIVECMKGKGQIVVPIVYGVDPLTVWEQKDSFKEAFDRHEERFENEREKVKKWKEVLAEVANLPHHILENGNEANFIEKIVEDIIAKLDTKSSSDEPHLIGINPRIQELDSLIDLGSSDVRFVGIYGMSGIGKTAIARAVYDKIWSKFEGSCFIHDIKSQLFSKVHLVDLQKILLSEILSTKDLQINNTFDGTMTIKQRMRCKKVLIILDDVDHMDQLECLARNDDWFGAGSRIIVTTTKQQLLNSHKVSCMRYYEMRVLDEGESSQLFRQYAFKKYPPTKNTKEFEGLETQIIRYAGGIPLTLINLGSFLYGRGIDEWGSEVDRLKETKKVAFWCIN, encoded by the exons ATGGATCAACCTTCTCTTGCCAGATATCCTGCTTATTATGACGTCTTCTTGAGTTTTAGAGGAGAAGACGTTCGCAATAACTTCGTTGACCATCTCTACAATGCCTTGCAGCGAAGAAATATTTACACTTTCAAAGACGACGAGAAACTCGAAACGGGAGTGTCCATTTCGCCGGCGCTCAATAAGGCGATCGAGGAATCATCCATTGCCGTCGTCGTGTTCTCCAAGCACTACGCTGATTCTACGTGGTGTTTAGAGGAACTGGCCAAGATCGTGGAGTGTATGAAGGGGAAGGGTCAGATCGTTGTTCCGATTGTCTATGGCGTAGATCCGTTAACAGTGTGGGAACAAAAGGACAGTTTCAAAGAAGCTTTTGATAGACACGAAGAGAGGTTTGAGAATGAAAGGGAAAAGGTGAAGAAATGGAAGGAAGTGCTCGCAGAAGTAGCCAATTTACCCCATCACATTCTCGAAAACGG GAATGAAGCAAATTTCATTGAGAAAATTGTTGAAGATATCATTGCTAAATTGGACACAAAATCGTCAAGTGATGAGCCACACCTCATTGGGATCAATCCTCGTATACAGGAACTGGATTCATTGATAGACTTGGGGTCTAGCGATGTTCGATTTGTTGGTATATATGGGATGAGCGGGATTGGAAAGACAGCTATTGCAAGAGCTGTTTATGACAAAATCTGGAGTAAATTTGAAGGTTCTTGTTTTATTCATGACATTAAAAGCCAGTTGTTTTCAAAAGTTCATCTGGTGGACTTGCAAAAAATTCTTCTCTCAGAGATTCTTTCTACCAAAGATTTGCAAATAAATAATACCTTTGATGGAACCATGACGATAAAACAAAGGATGCGTTGCAAAAAAGTGCTTATTATTCTGGATGATGTTGACCACATGGATCAATTGGAGTGTTTGGCTAGAAATGATGATTGGTTTGGTGCTGGAAGTAGAATCATCGTAACAACCACGAAACAACAGTTGCTTAATAGCCACAAAGTTAGTTGTATGAGATATTATGAAATGAGAGTGTTAGATGAAGGTGAAAGCTCTCAACTCTTTAGGCAGTATGCCTTTAAGAAATATCCACCTACCAAGAATACCAAGGAATTTGAGGGACTTGAGACTCAAATCATACGCTATGCTGGTGGTATTCCTTTGACTCTTATAAACTTGGGTTCCTTCCTTTATGGTAGAGGTATTGATGAATGGGGAAGTGAAGTAGACCGACTTAAGGAAACGAAGAAG GTGGCATTTTGGTGCATCAATTGA